The DNA region ACATTCTCTTACAGATTAGGAGGTAAATATTATATTAATAGCATGATACCAGTTACTTTAGATTTGACAGGTGCTTCTATTAAAGATGTACAAGAAAATCCTATGTGGTTAGGAATAGGAGCGGGATATGCTTGGTTTATTGGAAATAGTGTTTCTATTGAACCAGGTTTGCGTTATAATCATTCTTTAAACGAGGATTTTACTGATGAAGGAGTTTTCCAATTTAATGTTGGATTTGCATTATATTTTTAATCAGTAACTTAATAAAATGATAGCACCGAAGCATTTGCTTCGGTTTTTTTATACAACCTTTTTTTAATAAATTTTTAACAAATGTTAACTTATTGAAATTTAACATTGTAGGGTTTTTTTTAACTTTTTTTCAAAAAAATCCTTGTCTACATTGATGAAGTCACATACATTTGCCGCCTCAAACAAATTAATGAAATTTTTATTATGAAAAAATTATTTATCGCTGCAACTATCGCTTTATTTGGTTTTACAGCTAATGCACAAGAAGAGCAAACTTTTGGTTTTGCAAATGGAGACGTAATCGTTGAAGGTAACTTAGGTTACAACAATGTAAACGACAAAAACACTGAAGAAAAAACTAATGAGTTTTCTATCAATCCAAAAGCTGGATACTTTGTATCTGACGATTTAGCTGTTGGTATCGAGTTATCTTACAATTCTGCAACTCAAGATGTAGCTGGAACTGAAACTGCTGATTTTTCTGCATTTGGTGCTGGAGTATTTGCTCGTTACTATTTCTTAGATTTAGGAAGCCGTTTTACAACTTACTCTGAGTTAGGATTAGGATTTGCATCTGCTGAAAACAAAATTGCAGACGTAAAATCTAATGGTTTTGGAGCTGGTTTAGGTTTAGGAATTAACTACTTCGTTAAAGAAAACATTGCAATTAACTTTGGTTTAACAGATGTTTTATCTTACAACACTTCTAAAGTTGATGCTGATGGAGCTGAATCTGTAAGCCAATTTAACGCTAACTTAAACGTATTTAACAACTTTTTCCAAACTGCTCAGTTTGGTTTAACTTTCAAGTTCTAATTAAAGTTTTAAATCTAGATATTAAACCGAAGCTTTTGCTTCGGTTTTTTTATGCACTAATTTTTGTAAATTTATAATATGAAAAAAATTATTATTATAAACGGTCCTAATTTAAACTTGCTAGGAAAAAGAGAACCTAACATTTACGGTAGTTTAAGTTTTACCGAATTTATGGACGAAATACAAAATAAATATCCCAACATTACAATAGAACATTTTCAATCTAATATAGAAGGAGAATTAATTGACAAGATACAAGATGTTGGTTTTGATTATGATGGGATTATTCTAAATGCAGCTGCATATACACATACATCTGTTGGTATTGGAGATGCTGTCAAAGCTATAAAAACGCCGGTAGTAGAAGTACATATCTCTAACACCTTTGGAAGAGAAGAATTTAGACATCAATCATTCATTTCGGCTAATGCAAAAGGCGTAATTTTAGGTTTTGGACTACAAAGCTATGAATTAGCCATTCAAAGTTTTATAGATGTTAAATCTATTTAAACGACTTAAATTTTATTCACATATTTTATATTAAAAACAGTTAAAGATTAATCCTTTTGTGTTAAACGATGTTAATGCAACATCTACGATTAGATAAGCGACGTAATTTAGATGTATTAACCAAAAAATTATAACATGAAAAAATTAATTTTATGTGCTGTTGCACTAATTTCTGGATTAACAGTAGCTCAAGCACAATCAGACTCTAAAGCCGTACAATTAGGTATAAAAGGAGGATTAAACTCTTCTACAATTAGTGGTGATGATATAGGAGAACTTAAATCTAGAACAAGCTTTAATGCTGGTTTAGTCGCAGAAATCCCTTTTTCTGAGCGTGTATCTTTTCAACCAGAGGTATTTTATTCTGGGCAAGGATTTGATATCCAAGAAAATGATCAAGACAATATTTTTGATACAGATGATAATGTTGAATATCAATTAGATTACATTCAGGTTCCTTTATTATTAAAAGTCTATTTAGTAGAAGGATTGTCTGTAGAAGCTGGCCCACAATTTGGATTTAAAATTCATGAAGAAATTGATTTTGAACCAAATAACGATGGTGGAGATATAGAAATAGACAGTAACGATTCTAATGTAAAAGATTTAGATACTGGAATTGCATTAGGTACTGCTTATAAATTTGATAACGGATTCTTTTTAAGTGGAAGATATACATTTGGGCTAACTAACATTTTTGAAGACGGAACTGCTTTTGAAAATGTAGATGCAAAAAATAATGTATGGCAATTTGGCTTAGGATTTATGTTTTAAACCTAATTATAAGATATAAAAAAAGGTTCGTGATGAGTATCTCGAACCTTTTTTTTATTATTGATAAGTGATGTTACCAATCATTGTCGTCTTTTGTAGGCTTAAATATTAATGATAATTTTTCATCTAAACCTTGCAACATAGATGTTACAGATTTTCCTTTTTTAATTTCATTTTTATTATTTAAAGCGTACTTACTTAATGTTGCTGGAATCACTTTTTCCTTTGCTAAAACATTTCCTTTTAAGCTTTGAAATACTATATTAACTACTGTTACTCGTATTCTATTCTCTTTAAATTCTATAATTAAAGATCCTTTTGTTGGTCTTTTAGAATAGACAGGATATTTAGATCCTTTAAGTTGTATATTATTAAATTCTCCTAAAATTTGTCCATATTCAGATTTGATATTAGACGTTTTTTCTCTTTTTAGTAATGAATTTACATAATTACTAGAGTCTTTAATGGTGTAGGTTTTTTGCCAGATTAATTCATTATGTTCATTTAATTTAAAATAATGATTGTCTTCTTGAGCGTAAACTAATCCACTAACGAATAAAAATAGAATTAATAAATATTTCATCTTATAAATGTATTACCTCATCATAAGCATCTGCAACTGCTTCCATAACAGCTTCACTCATTGTAGGATGTGGATGTACTGCTTTTAATACTTCATGACCAGTAGTTTCTAATTTTCTACCTAATACAGCTTCTGCAATCATATCTGTTACGCCAGCACCAATCATGTGACAACCTAACCATTCACCGTATTTAGCGTCAAAAATTACTTTTACAAATCCGTCTTTATTTCCACCAGCACTTGCTTTTCCAGATGCAGAAAATGGGAATTTTCCAACTTTAATATCTATTCCTTTATCTTTTGCTTGTTGCTCTGTTAATCCAACACTAGCAACTTCTGGAGAACAGTATGTACATCCTGGTATATTACCGTAGTCTAATTTTTCTACATGCTGACCAGCAATTTTTTCTACACATAAAATACCTTCTGCAGAAGCAACGTGTGCTAATGCTTGACCTGGTGTAACATCACCAATTGCGTAGTATCCTGGGATATTTGTTTGATAGTAATCGTTAACTAATATTTTATCTCTATCTACTGCAATACCAACATCTTCTAAACCAATGTTTTCTATGTTTGTTTTAATACCAACAGCGCTTAATACGATGTCTGCTTCAAGTACTTCTTCACCTTTTTTAGTTTTAACTGTAGCTTTTACTCCAGTTCCTGAAGTATCTACTTTAGTAACTTCGGCAGAAGTCATAATATTAATACCGTTTTTCTTAAACGATTTTTCTAATTGTTTAGAAACGTCTGCGTCTTCAACAGGAACAATTCTGTCCATATATTCAACGATAGTGACTTCAGTTCCCATAGAGTTGTATACATAAGCAAACTCTACACCTATAGCACCAGAACCTACAACAATCATCTTTTTTGGTTGTTCTTTTAAGGTCATTGCTTCACGGTAACCAATTACTTTTTTACCATCTTGAGGTAAGCTTGGTAACTCACGACTGCGTGCTCCTGTAGCAACAATAATATGATCTGCGCTATATTCTTTACCGTCAACATCAACTTTTTTACCTGGTTTTAATTTTCCAAAGCCATTAATAACGTCAATTTTATTTTTTTTCATTAAAAATTGAACACCTTTACTCATACCTTCAGCAACACCACGACTACGTTTAATTACGGCGTCAAAATCTGCTTCAGCTTCTTTTACTTTTAAACCGTATTCTTCTGCATGTTTTAAATATTCAAAAACTTGAGCAGATTTAATTAAAGCTTTAGTAGGAATACATCCCCAATTTAAACATACACCACCTAAATTTTCTTTTTCTACAACTGCAGTTTTAAAACCTAATTGTGATGCTCTAATTGCTGTAACGTATCCGCCTGGACCACTTCCAAGTACTATTATATCGTATTTACTCATTATAAAATGTTTTGTCGTTTTAAAGAAGGTACGAATTTACAAAATCGTATTTGAATAAAGAATTTTTACAACCGCAAAAATTATATCTTTTACTACCTTTGTAACGCAAGATTACATTTATGAATATACCAAAATCCTGTTTTCCTAGAGTTGTAATAATTGGTGGTGGATTTGCCGGAATTGCTCTAGCTAAAAAATTATCTAAAAAAGAACTTCAAGTTGTACTTTTAGATAAACATAATTATCATAATTTTCAGCCTTTATTATATCAAGTATCTACTGGAGGATTAGAGCCAGACTCAATTGCTTATCCAATAAGAAAGGTGTTAAAAGACTTTCCTAATTTTTATTTTAGATTAGCTAATGTTTCAGAAATAAATACTGAAAAAAATAAAGTTATTACAGACATAGGTAATCTTAAATTTGATTATTTAGTAGTTGCATCTGGATCTAAAACCAACTTTTTTGAGAATGCTTCCATAGAGGCTAATAGTATGGAAATGAAAACTATACCGCAATCTTTAAATTTAAGAAGTTTAATTCTTGAAAATTTTGAAGAGGCATTATTAACTTCAGATTTAAATGAACGTAACGCTTTAATGAATTTTGTAATTGTTGGAGCAGGACCAACAGGAGTAGAATTAGCTGGTGCTTTAGCCGAAATAAAAAAAGGGATTTTACCGAAAGATTATCCAGATTTAGACACAAGAAATGTACAGATAAATTTGATACAATCTGGCGATAAAATTTTAAAAGCAATGAGTGAGCAAGCGTCACACAAAGCAGAAGATTTTTTAGAAAAGTTAGGTGTTCAAATCTGGAAAAATGTAAGAGTAACAGGTTATGATGGTAAAGTAGTAACCACTAATAGTGACTTAACTTTTGAAACAGCAACGGTTATTTGGGCAGCAGGAGTTAAAGGTGCTACAATTAAAGGCTTAGATGGAGAACAATTTGTGTCTAGAAGTCAAAGAGTTTTGGTAAACCAATTTAATCAAGTTAATGGATTTAATCACATTTTTGCAATTGGTGATATTGCACAAATGTCTACCGAAACTTTGCCACATGGTCATCCAATGATGGCGCAACCTGCAATACAACAAGGTAAACATTTAGGAGATAATTTATTACGTTTAATAGAAAACAAGCCGCTTATTCCTTTTAAATACAAAGATAAAGGTAGTATGGCAACAGTTGGTCGTAATAAAGCTGTAGTAGATTTACCTAAATTTAAATTTCAAGGTGTGTTTGCTTGGTTTGTTTGGATGTTTGTACACTTATTTTTCTTAATTGGTTTTAGAAACAGAATGGTAGTTTTTATAAACTGGGTTTATAACTACGTAAGATTTGATCGTGAGGCACGATTAATTATAAGACCGTTTAAGAAAAAACTTAAATCTTAATTAGAACTGGGCTTAAAATTTAATGCAACACCATTTATACAATGTCTTTTACCTGTGGTATTTTTTGGTCCATCGTTAAATACATGACCTAAATGTCCGCCACAAGTTGCGCAATGTTCTTCGGTTCTAGCATAACCTAAATCATAATCTGTACTAAAGGCAACATTGCCTTTTATTTCTTGATCAAAACTAGGCCAACCTGTACCAGAATCAAATTTATTTTCGCTTTTAAAAAGTGGTGTGTTGCAAGCAGCACATAGAAATGTACCTTCTCTGTGTTCGTCGTTTAAAGGACTAGAAAATACACGTTCTGTACCAGCTTCTCTTAGTACATAATATTCCATATCGCTAAGCTCTGCTTTCCATTGAGCTTCAGTTTTAGTAACTGGATAATTTTTGGTTTTTTCTTTGTCTTGTCCTTTAGATTTACAACTAAAAACTATTGTAATTAAAAATAATAAGGTTAACTTTTTCATAGCAAATTTTATTTAATAGTCTATAAAGTTAACGATAACTTACAAAAAGTTGGTTAATCATTTCTTAAATCTAAAAGTTAGAGTAACTGCTTATTTTTTTCTACTTTTAAATAATTTAACAGAATTTATTAATGAAGATTATTCATGTAAGTGCAGAGTGTTATCCAATTGCTAAAATAGGCGGTTTGGCAGATGTTGTTGGAGCATTACCAAAATATCAACAAGATAAAAATACGATTAGTGAAGTAATAATGCCGCTTTACGATAATTCATTTACAAACGACAACAGTTTTGAAACGATATATAATAGTCAGATAATTTTTGGTGAAACTACAGTTAATTATAGTATTGTAAAACTAGAAAACTCTACGTTGCAATTTCCTGTTTATTGTGTAAACATTCCTGAATATCTTTATAAAACTTATGTGTATTCTAATGATGATGTAGATAGATTTTTACTGTTTCAAATAGCTGCTTTAGATTGGATTTTAACATTACAACAAAAGCCAAATGTTATACATTGTCATGATCACCATACAGGATTAATTCCTTTTATGCTTCAAGAGTGTTTTAAATACAAGGAATTAAATACAATTCCTGTCGTGACAACAATACATAATGCCCAATACCAAGGTTGGTTTGGTTATGATAAGCTACATTTAATACCAAAGTTTAATTTGGATAATATTGGTTTATTAGATTGGGATAATTGTATTAATCCTTTGGCAACAGCCATAAAATGTGCATGGCGTGTAACTACTGTGTCACCTACATATATGGAAGAATTAAAAGTTGAAGCTAATGGATTACAACATCTTTTAAATCATGAATCTAAAAAATGTGTAGGTATTTTAAATGGTATAGACACAACGGTTTGGAATCCAGAAACCGATAATTTTTTAAATTACAATTACAATATTTCTAATCTAGAAAAAGGAAAAGCAGCCAATAAAGAAGCTTTATGTAAGCAATTTAATTTAGATTATGATAAACCATTATTTGCATTTATTGGCAGACTTGTAGGCGAAAAAGGAGCCGATGTATTACCCTTTGCATTAGAAAAAGCATTAGAAAATAATGATTGTAGTGTAATAGTTTTAGGTTCTGGTTTTGAAAACATTCAAAACCATTTATCATTTTTAAAATCTAAGTACGAAGGTCGTTATAATGTGTTTATTGGTTATGATGAAGCGCTTTCACATCAAATTTACGCATCTGCAGACTTTTTATTAATGCCTTCTAGAGTAGAACCTTGTGGATTAAATCAATTATACGCGTTACGTTATGGTACAATTCCTATAGTTAGAAATGTTGGAGGATTAAAAGATACGGTTAAGGATATAAGTCAACTAAATGGGTTTGGTATTTGTCATAATCATGTATCTGTAGATAATATATATAATGCAATGTTAAGAGGTATAAATCTTTTTGATAAAACAACTACCTTTAAATCTATAAGAAAGTTAATTATGCAAAAAGACCATTCGTGGTTTGTTTCTGCAAAAGCATATAAAACCTTATACAAATCCATTAAATAGCTAAAGTATGAACAACAAAGTATTATCTATAATCTTAGGTGGCGGACAAGGCTCTAGATTATATCCTTTAACAGACACAAGATCCAAACCAGCTGTACCAATTGCTGGTAAATACAGATTGGTGGATATTCCAATTTCTAATTGTATAAATTCTGGAATAAAAAGGATGTATGTATTAACACAGTTTAATTCGGCATCATTAAATAGGCATATAAAAAACACCTATCATTTTAGCTTTTTTAGTTCGGCTTTTGTAGATGTTTTAGCTGCAGAACAAACACCGCAAAATAACACATGGTTTCAAGGTACAGCAGATGCGGTAAGACAAAGTATGCATCATTTTTTACAACACGATTTTGAGTATGCATTAATCCTATCTGGTGACCAATTGTATCATATGGATTATAAAAAAATGGTACAACAACATATAGATAATAATTCAGATATTACCATAGGTACAGTTCCTGTAAAAGAAAAAGAAGCACCAGCATTTGGAATTTTAAAAACAGATAACGACAATAATATTACTTCGTTTATAGAAAAACCAAATGCAAGTTTATTACCAGAATGGACATCACCTGTTAGTGATGAAATGAAAGCTGAAGGTAGAAACCATCTTGGATCTATGGGAATTTATGTGTTTAATAGACAATTGCTAATAGATTTAATGAATGACGAATCTACAGTAGATTTTGGTAAAGAAATCATACCGCAATCCATTGGTAAATTAAAAGTTTCTAGTTATCAATTTGAAGGCTATTGGACGGATATAGGTAATATAGATTCGTTTTTTGAAGCTAATATTGGTCTTACAGACGATATTCCAAAATTCAATTTATACGACACAGAACAACGTGTATATACAAGAGCAAGGATATTACCAACTTCAAAAATATCTGGAACTCAATTAAATAAAGCAGTAATAGCTGAAGGTTGCCTGATTCATGCAGAAAAAATCGAAAAATCTGTAATTGGTGTTCGATCAAGAATTGGTAAAGGCTCTGTAATTACTAACACATATATGATGGGATCTGATACTTACGAATCTTTAGAAGAAATTGAAAAAAATAAAATTGAAATTCTTGTAGGTATTGGCGAAAACTGTCATATAAATAATGCCATTATTGATAAAAATTGTCGTGTTGGAGATAATGTAACTATTAATGGAGGAAAGCATTTAGAAGATACCGAAACATCAACCTATGTCATAAAAGATGGCATTGTAGTGCTTAAAAAAGGCGCAATAATACCTAATGGATTTTCAATTTAATGTCACAAGTACAGCCACATTCGTTATTTACAGATTTAGACATTTATTTGTTTAAAAATGGTACGCATTACAAACTTTACGAAAAGTTTGGTTCGCACGTAATAACTTTAAATGGAGTAGAAGGTACTTATTTTGCTGTTTGGGCACCAAGTGCAAAACAAGTTTCTGTTGTAGGAGACTTTAACTATTGGGAAGACGGTTTACATACATTAAATGTAAGATGGGACGAAAGTGGAATTTGGGAAGGATTTATACCAAATATCAAAGCAGGAGAAAAGTATAAATATAAAATCCATAGCACTATAGATGATCAAGTCACAGAAAAAGCAGATCCTTTTGCAAAACAATCGGAATTACCTCCAAAAACAGCATCTATAGTTAGTCAAAGTCATTATAAGTGGCAGGATAAACCATGGATGTTAAAAAGAAAAAAGGCTAATGCTTTAGATGCTCCATTTTCTATTTACGAAGTACATTTAGGATCATGGCGAAGACACATAGAAGATAATAGCTATTTATCTTATTCAGAATTAGCATATCAACTAGTTAATTATGTAAAAGAATTAAATTTTACGCACGTACAATTTATGCCAATTATGGAATATCCTTACGATCCAAGTTGGGGATATCAAATAACGGGTTATTTTTCTGCAACATCTAGATTTGGTTCACCAGAAGAATTAAAATTTTTAATAGACAAATTCCATGAAAATAATATAGGTGTCATATTAGATTGGGTTCCTTCACATTTTCCTGAAGATAAACACGGTTTAGGTAATTTTGACGGATCTCATTTATATGAACATCCAGATCCTAAAAAAGGTTATCATCCAGATTGGAAAAGCTTAATTTTTAATTATGGACGTAATGAAGTAAAATCGTTTTTAATAAGTAATGCATTATTTTGGTTAGATCAATTTCATGTAGATGGATTAAGAGTAGATGCTGTAGCGTCCATGCTTTATTTAGATTATAGTAGAAATGAAGGCGAATGGAATCCTAATCAATTTGGTGGAAGAGAAAATTTAGAAGCTATACAATTTATTAAAGAATTAAATCAAGCAATTTATAAGGAATTTCCTGACGTACAAACAATTGCAGAAGAGTCTACTGCATTTCCTGGTGTTTCTAAACCAGTGTTTTTAGGCGGATTAGGTTTTGGAATGAAATGGATGATGGGTTGGATGCACGATACGCTACAATATTTTTCTAAAGCACCAATTTATAGAAAACACCATCAAAACGAAATTACTTTTTCTTTAACCTATGCGTTTACAGAAAATTTTACCTTACCATTAAGTCACGATGAAGTCGTCTATGGTAAAAAATCTTTAGTAAGTAAAATGCCTGGAGACGACTGGCAAAAATTTGCAAATCTAAGGTTATTATACAGCTATATGTATACTCATCCTGGAGCAAAATTATTATTTCAAGGTGGTGAATTTGCACAACATGACGAGTGGAATTACAGTAAAAGTTTAGATTGGCATCTTACTCAATTTAATTCGCATAATGGCATACAAAAGCTAATTGCAGATTTAAACACATTATATAAACAAGAAAAAGCGTTACACGAATTACAATTTGATGCCAAAGGTTTTGAATGGATAGATTATAACGATGCCGAAAACTCTGTTATTAGCTACATAAGAAAAGGAAAATCAAATAAAGACTCGCTAATTGTAATTTGTAATATGACGCCTGTACCAAGACTAGATTATAGATTAGGTGTACCTAAAAAAGGTGTATTAAAACAACTATTTAATAGTGATGATAAAATATATGATGGTACAGGAAATTATTCAAATTTAACTATAAAAACACAATCCAAAAGCTGGCATTATAAAAAAGAATCGGTACAAATAAATTTACCGCCTTTAGCAGTGTTAGTTTTTAATTATCAATAAGTTAAAAAAGTAAATTACGCAATCGTTATAGTTAATAACTACTAGAAGCTATTGTAAATTTTAATCAAACTTTTGCGTTTTTTTGTATGTAAACTTTACTGCTATGATTACAAATACCGAATTAGAACAAAAAGGAAATTTATTTCCTTCAAAAATAATCAACTTTAGTAAAGATGTAGATACACTTTACTTTTATACAGAAAATGATGTTGTTTTACAACTTACAGTGTTAAGAGATAGCGTACTTCGTTTTAGATATACTACAACAGGTAATTTTGAAAATGATTTTTCCTATGCAATTACAAAATATGCAAGTACAGGATACAATCATTTAGAAATTTCTGAAAATGAAAAATTTTACATAGT from Mesoflavibacter profundi includes:
- a CDS encoding outer membrane beta-barrel protein — encoded protein: MKKLFIAATIALFGFTANAQEEQTFGFANGDVIVEGNLGYNNVNDKNTEEKTNEFSINPKAGYFVSDDLAVGIELSYNSATQDVAGTETADFSAFGAGVFARYYFLDLGSRFTTYSELGLGFASAENKIADVKSNGFGAGLGLGINYFVKENIAINFGLTDVLSYNTSKVDADGAESVSQFNANLNVFNNFFQTAQFGLTFKF
- the aroQ gene encoding type II 3-dehydroquinate dehydratase; translated protein: MKKIIIINGPNLNLLGKREPNIYGSLSFTEFMDEIQNKYPNITIEHFQSNIEGELIDKIQDVGFDYDGIILNAAAYTHTSVGIGDAVKAIKTPVVEVHISNTFGREEFRHQSFISANAKGVILGFGLQSYELAIQSFIDVKSI
- a CDS encoding porin family protein, translated to MKKLILCAVALISGLTVAQAQSDSKAVQLGIKGGLNSSTISGDDIGELKSRTSFNAGLVAEIPFSERVSFQPEVFYSGQGFDIQENDQDNIFDTDDNVEYQLDYIQVPLLLKVYLVEGLSVEAGPQFGFKIHEEIDFEPNNDGGDIEIDSNDSNVKDLDTGIALGTAYKFDNGFFLSGRYTFGLTNIFEDGTAFENVDAKNNVWQFGLGFMF
- the lpdA gene encoding dihydrolipoyl dehydrogenase, whose translation is MSKYDIIVLGSGPGGYVTAIRASQLGFKTAVVEKENLGGVCLNWGCIPTKALIKSAQVFEYLKHAEEYGLKVKEAEADFDAVIKRSRGVAEGMSKGVQFLMKKNKIDVINGFGKLKPGKKVDVDGKEYSADHIIVATGARSRELPSLPQDGKKVIGYREAMTLKEQPKKMIVVGSGAIGVEFAYVYNSMGTEVTIVEYMDRIVPVEDADVSKQLEKSFKKNGINIMTSAEVTKVDTSGTGVKATVKTKKGEEVLEADIVLSAVGIKTNIENIGLEDVGIAVDRDKILVNDYYQTNIPGYYAIGDVTPGQALAHVASAEGILCVEKIAGQHVEKLDYGNIPGCTYCSPEVASVGLTEQQAKDKGIDIKVGKFPFSASGKASAGGNKDGFVKVIFDAKYGEWLGCHMIGAGVTDMIAEAVLGRKLETTGHEVLKAVHPHPTMSEAVMEAVADAYDEVIHL
- a CDS encoding NAD(P)/FAD-dependent oxidoreductase; the protein is MNIPKSCFPRVVIIGGGFAGIALAKKLSKKELQVVLLDKHNYHNFQPLLYQVSTGGLEPDSIAYPIRKVLKDFPNFYFRLANVSEINTEKNKVITDIGNLKFDYLVVASGSKTNFFENASIEANSMEMKTIPQSLNLRSLILENFEEALLTSDLNERNALMNFVIVGAGPTGVELAGALAEIKKGILPKDYPDLDTRNVQINLIQSGDKILKAMSEQASHKAEDFLEKLGVQIWKNVRVTGYDGKVVTTNSDLTFETATVIWAAGVKGATIKGLDGEQFVSRSQRVLVNQFNQVNGFNHIFAIGDIAQMSTETLPHGHPMMAQPAIQQGKHLGDNLLRLIENKPLIPFKYKDKGSMATVGRNKAVVDLPKFKFQGVFAWFVWMFVHLFFLIGFRNRMVVFINWVYNYVRFDREARLIIRPFKKKLKS
- the msrB gene encoding peptide-methionine (R)-S-oxide reductase MsrB, coding for MKKLTLLFLITIVFSCKSKGQDKEKTKNYPVTKTEAQWKAELSDMEYYVLREAGTERVFSSPLNDEHREGTFLCAACNTPLFKSENKFDSGTGWPSFDQEIKGNVAFSTDYDLGYARTEEHCATCGGHLGHVFNDGPKNTTGKRHCINGVALNFKPSSN
- a CDS encoding glycogen synthase, giving the protein MKIIHVSAECYPIAKIGGLADVVGALPKYQQDKNTISEVIMPLYDNSFTNDNSFETIYNSQIIFGETTVNYSIVKLENSTLQFPVYCVNIPEYLYKTYVYSNDDVDRFLLFQIAALDWILTLQQKPNVIHCHDHHTGLIPFMLQECFKYKELNTIPVVTTIHNAQYQGWFGYDKLHLIPKFNLDNIGLLDWDNCINPLATAIKCAWRVTTVSPTYMEELKVEANGLQHLLNHESKKCVGILNGIDTTVWNPETDNFLNYNYNISNLEKGKAANKEALCKQFNLDYDKPLFAFIGRLVGEKGADVLPFALEKALENNDCSVIVLGSGFENIQNHLSFLKSKYEGRYNVFIGYDEALSHQIYASADFLLMPSRVEPCGLNQLYALRYGTIPIVRNVGGLKDTVKDISQLNGFGICHNHVSVDNIYNAMLRGINLFDKTTTFKSIRKLIMQKDHSWFVSAKAYKTLYKSIK
- a CDS encoding glucose-1-phosphate adenylyltransferase; its protein translation is MNNKVLSIILGGGQGSRLYPLTDTRSKPAVPIAGKYRLVDIPISNCINSGIKRMYVLTQFNSASLNRHIKNTYHFSFFSSAFVDVLAAEQTPQNNTWFQGTADAVRQSMHHFLQHDFEYALILSGDQLYHMDYKKMVQQHIDNNSDITIGTVPVKEKEAPAFGILKTDNDNNITSFIEKPNASLLPEWTSPVSDEMKAEGRNHLGSMGIYVFNRQLLIDLMNDESTVDFGKEIIPQSIGKLKVSSYQFEGYWTDIGNIDSFFEANIGLTDDIPKFNLYDTEQRVYTRARILPTSKISGTQLNKAVIAEGCLIHAEKIEKSVIGVRSRIGKGSVITNTYMMGSDTYESLEEIEKNKIEILVGIGENCHINNAIIDKNCRVGDNVTINGGKHLEDTETSTYVIKDGIVVLKKGAIIPNGFSI
- the glgB gene encoding 1,4-alpha-glucan branching protein GlgB, which translates into the protein MSQVQPHSLFTDLDIYLFKNGTHYKLYEKFGSHVITLNGVEGTYFAVWAPSAKQVSVVGDFNYWEDGLHTLNVRWDESGIWEGFIPNIKAGEKYKYKIHSTIDDQVTEKADPFAKQSELPPKTASIVSQSHYKWQDKPWMLKRKKANALDAPFSIYEVHLGSWRRHIEDNSYLSYSELAYQLVNYVKELNFTHVQFMPIMEYPYDPSWGYQITGYFSATSRFGSPEELKFLIDKFHENNIGVILDWVPSHFPEDKHGLGNFDGSHLYEHPDPKKGYHPDWKSLIFNYGRNEVKSFLISNALFWLDQFHVDGLRVDAVASMLYLDYSRNEGEWNPNQFGGRENLEAIQFIKELNQAIYKEFPDVQTIAEESTAFPGVSKPVFLGGLGFGMKWMMGWMHDTLQYFSKAPIYRKHHQNEITFSLTYAFTENFTLPLSHDEVVYGKKSLVSKMPGDDWQKFANLRLLYSYMYTHPGAKLLFQGGEFAQHDEWNYSKSLDWHLTQFNSHNGIQKLIADLNTLYKQEKALHELQFDAKGFEWIDYNDAENSVISYIRKGKSNKDSLIVICNMTPVPRLDYRLGVPKKGVLKQLFNSDDKIYDGTGNYSNLTIKTQSKSWHYKKESVQINLPPLAVLVFNYQ